GGCTCTAACCCTAAGTCACCATTTTTCGCAAGCTATTTATCAGAGTCGTCTCTACCACCAAATTCAGTCTCTCAACACGGAATTAGAGGCCCGGGTTGGACAGCGTACTATCGAATTAAAACAAGCCAACGATAATCTCAAACAAGAAATCGAAGAACGAGAAAAGACACTACTACAACTACAGTCAGCTAGAGATTCCCTTAAACGCCTCAGCCATCAGCACGAACTATTATTAAAATCTGCCGGTGAAGGCATTTGCGGATTAGATTCACGGGGTCGCATTACCTTTGCCAACCCAGCTGCTGCAAAAACGTTGGGATATACCATGGACAGTATACAAAACCGATTCATACACCAGCTAGTCGAGCTTCAGAAGGCTGATGGAACGCCGTATACTTGGGAAGATAGTCCGATCTTTAAAACCCTAATCGTAGGCACCACGGAATATAAAGTAGGCGATCTTTTTCGACGGCACCAGGGAGAGCACTTTCCCGTAGAATACATCAGCACACCGATTCAGGAAAAAGGAAATATTTTAGGCGCCGTCGTCATCTTCAAAGATATTACTGAGCGGCAAATGGTGGAGCGCCTCAAAGATGAGTTCATCTCCGTTGTCAGCCATGAACTCAGGACTCCACTTACCTCCATCCGCACTGCCTTAGGGTTATTAGTGCAGGATAACTTTAAAGTTGCTCCAAGCAAACAACGGCGGATGATTGAAATTGCCTTTTCCAATACAAATCGTCTGGTTCGCTTGGTTAATGACATCTTAGATATCGAGCGCATCAAGCTCGGCAAAGTTGTCCTGAGAAAACAAATCTGCAACCTAGCTGATCTGATGAATCAGGCTGTAGATGAGATGCAGGCAATGGCCGACGAACACAGTATTGAACTGATTGTGTCGTGTTTAGCAATCGATATTTGGGTGGATCCTGACCGCATCGTACAGACATTAGCAAATCTACTGAGCAACGCCATCAAGTTTTCACCTAAAGGATCAACCGTAAATCTCACAGCTAGCTTTTCCGATTCAGAGACCATTTTAATTGCTGTTAAAGATGAAGGAGCTGGCATCCCCGAAGATAAACTAGAAACCATATTTGCTCAGTTTGAGCAATTAAATGTTGTCGATGATGAGTATCGAGGAGGGACAGGACTAGGCCTAGCCATCTGTCGCAGCATCATCGAGCAACATGGCGGTTCTATTTGGGCAGAAAGCATCTTGAACCAGGGCAGCACTTTCTTCTTTACGCTGCCGTTTGTAAGTGAACCAGAGCCTCCATCACAGAACTAGAAATGCTTTTATCATCCCATGGTTGGCACTTTAGCTGGCTTAAATTTATGGGAGACAGCCAACGCTAACCATAAGACAACTCAATATTCTGAAAGTCTGCTCTAACAGAACACTAGGGCATTAATATAGAAGTCATTTATATCTCCAACTCCATCAACGTCACGCCGAAATAACAATCAGTAGATAATTCATATCCAGCTATAAACTTCCAACGATTTTCTTGCTGTTTATCTCGGCATTTATTCATGGACAAAAAACACATTCTTATCATCGACGATGAGGCTGACATCCGAGAATCAACCCAGATGTGCCTAGAAATCATCGGGGAATGGGAAGTCAGTGTGGCAAGTTCTGGATATGAGGGATTGATCAAAGCCGCTGAAGAAAAACCTGACATCATTCTCCTAGATGTAATGATGCCGGGTATGGATGGCCTAGCTACCCTCCAAAAGCTGCGAGAAAATTCTCAAACCGCTCAAATCCCTATCATCCTCTTGACTGCAAAGGCTCGTTCCAGTGAGCAGCGGCAATTCAATCAGCTTGATATCGTCGCTGTGATTACAAAACCCTATGATCCCTATAGTTTATCGGATCGAATTTCTGAGTTTTTATAGGGAATTCATAGAGAATTATCCCTTCTTTTATTGAAGTAAAAAATATAGAAACTGGAACCATAAACCACCAAATTTCTCCAGATTTAACCCGAGATAATTGGCAAATACCACCGGCAAGTTGCCTGCCAATGCCTGTCACACCGATCACTATAGCTCCCCGTAAAACCCCCCTGTAATCCCTAGTTCAGCTTCCTGACTTCTTCAGATTATCTGATTATTATTAAACAATCCTCATTGATGGATAGTCTCGCATTAGCCCCTTTGGGAGCTATGCGCTATCGACTCAACCCTCCTAATTCTCCCGCCTGGGAGATTTCCTAATTTGACATAGCTTCCCCCTGGTAGCTAGTGGTTTCTCTGCACACTAAAGCTATCACTGGGGGGAGCGTTGATATTGCAGAAACTGTTGAGATCATGCCTCTTTTGTCTTCCGTAGCCTCAGACCTGGAGATATTTCAGCCAGCTTTTAGGTTAGGTCAGTTGCTAGCCCCCTGGGCAGTATTAGCATTAATTGGTTGGAGACTCTGGGTAACGCTGCGCGATGTCATCAGATACACGGCTCATCATCACGCTATTCCCTGCTCGAAATGTAAGTTCTTTACGGGAGATTATCGCTTAAAATGCACCCTTCACCCTGACATTGCCATGTCTGAAGGGGCTATTGACTGTGCTGATTTTTGTCGTAGTGATGCTCGATAAACAGTCAAGGCAGTCGGCTAATAGGTCTAGGTCGGATCAGATCCTCGATTAGCAACGTTGTCTACATCGCTAACGATACTGTTCGCAAGCCTCATGTTACGGCGCTAAAGGGCATTGATGGTGTGACATGCGCTGCTGCCGGGAGTGCTGGTCATGTTAGTCAGAGCGATGATAGTGCTGTTCGAGATAGTCACAGAGCTCTGGCGGGTATGATGCCTGATGCTTCAGTTTACTGAGGGGAGAGAGAAAGCATCCTGGTCGAGAAGACTGCCCCTGGAGATTTTGGGAGCCTAAGTACCCCTTTAATCCCGACCGCTATGGTATAAGTCTCTCAGCAGATGCTTCTCTGATCACGCACCCGGCGTTTCTCTTCATGCAACTGACCCCGCAGGAAAAAGATAAGCTCCTCGTCTTCACCGCCGCCC
This portion of the Halomicronema hongdechloris C2206 genome encodes:
- a CDS encoding ATP-binding protein, coding for MPPANPALAALLHRMIDRIRQSLELSEMLSTTVNEVQAFLKTDRVKVYRFEPDGSGEVIAESIRANRLPSLLGHRFPAEDIPQEARELFLLTRQRNIVNVAKGEIGISPLVSPKTQQQQAPEIWVRQVDPCHVEYLTNMGVQSSLVVPILYQQTLWGLLVAHHSKPKSVSPRALEVLQLVADQVSIALNHAMLLSQSRLRAHHEAAINKVVALLHKAPANSLQAALDHTVKTLNGIGGRLYLNGQPITTPERVITTGVQPVPRQLPAQHQPSSPHANQSSGEASMAPPVLEELLAWRAWLRNEPPAKPGELLWAVDNLSQSQVSPLLTLALTPQNIGGLLIAQLTHRHQHLGYLSIFRATLDQEIMWAGRLDSMDPRQRRPRQSFETWRELKRGQSQPWTEQEIELALTLSHHFSQAIYQSRLYHQIQSLNTELEARVGQRTIELKQANDNLKQEIEEREKTLLQLQSARDSLKRLSHQHELLLKSAGEGICGLDSRGRITFANPAAAKTLGYTMDSIQNRFIHQLVELQKADGTPYTWEDSPIFKTLIVGTTEYKVGDLFRRHQGEHFPVEYISTPIQEKGNILGAVVIFKDITERQMVERLKDEFISVVSHELRTPLTSIRTALGLLVQDNFKVAPSKQRRMIEIAFSNTNRLVRLVNDILDIERIKLGKVVLRKQICNLADLMNQAVDEMQAMADEHSIELIVSCLAIDIWVDPDRIVQTLANLLSNAIKFSPKGSTVNLTASFSDSETILIAVKDEGAGIPEDKLETIFAQFEQLNVVDDEYRGGTGLGLAICRSIIEQHGGSIWAESILNQGSTFFFTLPFVSEPEPPSQN
- a CDS encoding response regulator — its product is MDKKHILIIDDEADIRESTQMCLEIIGEWEVSVASSGYEGLIKAAEEKPDIILLDVMMPGMDGLATLQKLRENSQTAQIPIILLTAKARSSEQRQFNQLDIVAVITKPYDPYSLSDRISEFL